The following coding sequences lie in one Pontibacter sp. G13 genomic window:
- a CDS encoding glycoside hydrolase family 2 TIM barrel-domain containing protein codes for MLHFLLRSYSRWTILPLICVALFGCEFPKGEISRKVEIKQVDGQYDFYVNGQKFEIKGAGLDFNSGQDFQALATAGANTFRTWSTDHAEMELDSASKYNLKIAMGLEMDKELHGFDYEDTEAVQAQLERLKQEVLKYKDHPALLCWVVGNELNLLIREDGSLGVVNPKAYDALNEIVQFIHEVDPHHPVTTTFAAGARLDHIQVALERCPSLDFLSYQVYNELATLPQQEMANGLDIPYVVSEFGPKGHWEMPATAWGREIEENSTQKADGLKARIQQGLESDTTGRNMGGFAFIWGQKQERTPTWYGIFNKDGRPTAVLDELTKYWTGSYPVNRAPVIQSMTLNVQESSASISLTPRQVCAIRVKSFDYEKDKLTFQWRLMQEVETRSLGGAHEKEPEYLEIEVLEEENGFLKFRAPATSGEYRLFCYLYDAEKVANANIPFLVE; via the coding sequence ATGCTTCATTTCCTACTACGATCCTACTCGCGATGGACGATTCTACCCTTGATTTGCGTGGCTTTATTCGGCTGCGAATTCCCTAAAGGCGAAATTTCCCGCAAGGTTGAAATCAAACAGGTAGACGGCCAATATGATTTCTATGTAAATGGCCAAAAATTCGAAATAAAGGGAGCGGGGTTAGACTTCAATTCGGGGCAAGATTTCCAAGCACTTGCCACTGCTGGCGCTAATACATTCCGGACTTGGTCGACCGATCATGCGGAAATGGAACTAGATTCTGCCTCCAAGTACAACCTCAAAATTGCGATGGGCCTAGAAATGGACAAAGAGCTTCACGGATTCGACTACGAGGATACCGAGGCTGTCCAAGCGCAGTTGGAGCGTCTCAAGCAAGAGGTCTTGAAGTACAAGGATCATCCTGCCTTGCTTTGTTGGGTCGTGGGAAATGAGTTGAACCTTTTGATCCGCGAAGACGGTTCGCTCGGCGTGGTCAATCCCAAAGCCTATGACGCTTTGAACGAGATCGTGCAATTTATCCATGAGGTCGATCCTCACCACCCCGTCACCACCACCTTTGCAGCTGGGGCCCGACTGGATCACATTCAAGTGGCGTTGGAGCGCTGCCCGTCCTTGGATTTCCTTTCCTACCAAGTCTATAATGAACTAGCGACACTTCCCCAGCAGGAAATGGCCAATGGACTGGATATTCCCTACGTAGTTTCCGAGTTTGGTCCCAAGGGCCACTGGGAAATGCCTGCCACGGCATGGGGACGAGAAATTGAAGAGAACTCTACTCAAAAGGCAGATGGCCTCAAGGCCCGCATTCAACAAGGATTGGAGTCGGATACCACCGGTAGAAATATGGGCGGTTTTGCCTTCATCTGGGGGCAGAAGCAAGAGCGAACGCCCACGTGGTACGGGATTTTCAACAAGGACGGCAGACCGACTGCGGTTTTGGATGAATTGACCAAATACTGGACGGGAAGCTACCCCGTCAACCGAGCACCAGTCATCCAATCCATGACCCTGAATGTCCAAGAGAGTTCGGCCAGCATTTCGTTGACTCCCCGTCAGGTGTGCGCTATTCGGGTGAAATCGTTTGACTATGAGAAAGATAAATTGACCTTTCAATGGAGATTGATGCAGGAAGTCGAGACTCGGAGCTTAGGTGGAGCCCATGAAAAGGAGCCCGAGTACTTAGAGATCGAGGTCTTGGAGGAAGAAAATGGGTTTCTGAAATTTCGCGCTCCGGCTACCTCGGGAGAATACCGCCTTTTTTGCTACCTCTATGATGCCGAGAAGGTGGCCAATGCCAATATTCCGTTTTTGGTGGAATAG
- a CDS encoding Ig-like domain-containing protein: MTKYSIPFLGMIWCLLFAPNLYGQSTNVDVNLNIKHEVNGVSDFGRDRHITVHASLAEPDWIGEQDKIAYLLDSLDVFLGRDNGSATWKFQYTAEDANNPNHPDLDSLEEFNNWYKGHYEQILSDNNLNPYESRSTGMIMGTNPHPTYPTLSYWYMCGTEWGRQNGYDWIPQDIETSAEWMVEYLDKGFVSSLADSGELRPEYWEVINEPDMKMNTGAFMITSWEDIWEYHNLVATGVKARLGANAPKIGGMTWGLHDFFADDLHRSRTVGYSDSYYGNTPADEVAKAYARQQTESAYLNQTGPWTQWDVLWKGFMDNAGHNMDFYSVHIYDWPNYNASGGTIRSGGHTEAMLEMIEWYDVHENGFANRKPIVISEYGAVQGAWDYLPHDRRYDWECLKPFNSMMMQFLERPDYIVKSMPFTPMKAEWWKAAYGVDYHYRMLEEQNGDWVWTDYIKWYELWRDVKGTRVDTRSEDPDVLVDCYIDGSTAYLILNNLEDDATTVNLNFFDDYSTSIQNVKSRHMYLQGTDNIMLDETNLGSAPSSVLLQGDGTMILVYEFGGNITIDETSNEKKYFGESVSGGSVPHRINIAGGANTFNINGVSVPSNAEVMLKITGALFNDDDDKVGHLSIDELKVNGTVVPTPLDWRGTNQNRSRYFGTLEIPIPANLIQTNNTIEVDFHHVGEVTVANLVVWEFSQAPGRTNSTPSVDVTGVTMSPLTASLNPTQTQQLSATVAPSNATNQAVTWSSNNTGVATVDAQGLVTAVAAGSATITVTTVDGGYTATAGITVTDPPTGGGSGHQIVIEAENFDRTGGTYNDGFVPNGVNVNGNLGINWVNSGDYAEYDIIVDSAGVYDIVFYISTPVAGNTEVELFLDGVSITSVAVPNNGQWDAYQPLAAPNSMTLTAGAHTVRILASGSNAWQWNLDKVILTKVGDLSTGVAVTGVSVAPATLALTAGGTGQLQATVTPSNASNPAVTWSSSNPNVATVNGSGSVSAVAQGTATITATTVDGGFTATAQVNVASASGSETLVIEAESFATTGGTYNGFQIYTVGPVTATNWNQTGDWADYAVTIQEGGTYSIEYFMGTTVNGAAVEIILDGTSIRTDAVPNNGNWDNFVSLEAGGTVNITPGAHTIRLLGAGTNGWEWNMDYFVLSNDFSGARRADLDTSPIVVYPNPADDFLQISGMPFGNYRVNMLNSVGQLVQTREFTDTELIKTDISELPAGMYYLQIQGADVNETIAVQIQ, encoded by the coding sequence ATGACTAAGTATTCCATCCCCTTTCTGGGTATGATTTGGTGCTTGCTCTTTGCTCCGAATCTCTATGGACAAAGTACGAATGTCGATGTCAACCTCAACATCAAGCATGAGGTCAACGGGGTTTCAGACTTCGGTCGAGACCGCCACATTACGGTTCACGCCTCGCTTGCAGAACCCGACTGGATAGGCGAACAAGACAAAATCGCCTACCTGCTGGATAGTTTGGACGTGTTTCTGGGTCGCGACAATGGATCTGCCACTTGGAAATTCCAATACACGGCGGAAGACGCCAACAACCCCAACCATCCAGATTTGGACAGCTTGGAGGAGTTCAACAATTGGTACAAAGGCCACTACGAACAAATCCTCTCTGACAACAACCTCAATCCCTATGAAAGCCGCTCTACCGGCATGATCATGGGGACCAATCCCCACCCCACCTACCCTACCTTGTCCTACTGGTACATGTGCGGTACAGAATGGGGACGCCAGAACGGCTATGATTGGATTCCTCAGGATATCGAGACCTCCGCCGAATGGATGGTGGAGTACCTCGACAAGGGATTCGTCAGCTCCTTGGCGGATTCGGGGGAATTGCGTCCCGAGTATTGGGAGGTCATCAATGAGCCGGACATGAAGATGAACACCGGAGCATTCATGATCACCAGCTGGGAAGACATCTGGGAATACCACAATTTGGTGGCTACCGGGGTCAAAGCAAGACTTGGGGCCAATGCGCCCAAAATTGGCGGGATGACCTGGGGTCTGCACGACTTCTTCGCGGATGACCTTCACAGATCCCGTACCGTCGGCTATTCCGATTCATACTACGGCAATACCCCGGCCGATGAAGTTGCCAAGGCTTATGCCCGCCAGCAAACAGAATCCGCTTACCTCAACCAAACAGGTCCTTGGACCCAATGGGACGTGCTCTGGAAAGGGTTCATGGACAATGCCGGACACAACATGGATTTCTATTCCGTGCACATCTACGACTGGCCCAACTACAACGCATCAGGCGGTACCATCCGCTCTGGCGGTCACACGGAGGCCATGTTGGAAATGATCGAATGGTACGACGTTCACGAGAATGGATTCGCCAATCGCAAGCCGATCGTCATCTCCGAATATGGCGCCGTACAAGGAGCTTGGGATTATCTGCCGCACGATCGTCGCTACGATTGGGAGTGCCTCAAACCCTTCAATTCCATGATGATGCAGTTTCTGGAGCGCCCAGACTACATCGTAAAATCCATGCCATTTACCCCGATGAAGGCAGAATGGTGGAAGGCAGCCTATGGCGTCGACTATCACTATCGCATGCTCGAAGAACAAAATGGCGACTGGGTGTGGACCGATTACATCAAATGGTATGAATTGTGGAGAGACGTCAAGGGAACCCGCGTAGATACGCGCTCTGAAGATCCCGATGTCTTGGTGGATTGCTATATTGACGGTTCTACCGCCTACCTGATCCTCAACAACTTGGAGGACGATGCTACAACGGTCAATCTCAATTTCTTCGACGATTACTCCACGTCTATCCAAAATGTGAAGTCGCGCCACATGTATCTGCAAGGCACCGACAACATCATGTTGGATGAAACGAACTTGGGTTCTGCGCCATCCAGCGTGTTGCTCCAAGGCGACGGCACCATGATCTTGGTCTATGAATTCGGCGGAAACATCACCATCGATGAAACTTCGAATGAGAAGAAGTACTTCGGGGAAAGTGTCTCTGGGGGATCTGTTCCTCACCGGATCAACATCGCCGGAGGAGCCAACACCTTCAACATCAACGGCGTGAGCGTCCCTTCCAATGCAGAAGTCATGCTCAAGATTACCGGAGCCTTGTTCAATGATGACGATGACAAAGTCGGACACCTGTCCATCGACGAACTCAAGGTGAATGGAACCGTCGTGCCCACCCCGTTGGATTGGAGAGGTACCAATCAGAATCGGAGCCGCTACTTTGGCACGTTGGAGATTCCGATTCCTGCCAATCTCATCCAGACCAATAACACCATCGAAGTGGACTTCCACCACGTGGGCGAAGTCACCGTAGCGAACTTGGTTGTCTGGGAATTTAGCCAAGCACCGGGCCGCACCAACAGTACCCCCAGCGTAGATGTAACCGGTGTGACCATGTCTCCACTGACCGCTTCACTCAACCCCACGCAAACCCAGCAACTAAGCGCCACCGTTGCGCCATCCAACGCCACCAATCAGGCGGTAACTTGGAGCTCCAACAATACCGGAGTAGCAACGGTAGATGCCCAAGGGTTGGTGACTGCCGTGGCGGCTGGTAGCGCTACGATCACCGTTACAACCGTCGATGGTGGATATACCGCAACAGCTGGTATCACCGTGACCGATCCTCCAACTGGGGGCGGAAGTGGTCACCAAATTGTCATCGAGGCCGAAAATTTCGACCGTACAGGCGGAACCTACAATGACGGATTCGTGCCAAACGGCGTGAATGTCAACGGCAATCTCGGCATCAACTGGGTCAATAGTGGCGACTATGCAGAATATGACATCATCGTTGATTCCGCAGGCGTGTACGACATCGTGTTCTACATCTCTACCCCGGTGGCCGGAAATACCGAGGTGGAACTCTTCCTCGATGGCGTCAGCATCACCAGCGTTGCCGTGCCCAACAACGGACAATGGGATGCATATCAGCCACTTGCTGCCCCTAACTCCATGACCTTGACCGCAGGCGCGCACACCGTTCGAATTCTCGCATCCGGCAGCAATGCATGGCAGTGGAATCTCGACAAAGTGATTCTGACCAAAGTGGGAGACTTGTCTACTGGAGTTGCAGTTACAGGAGTTTCCGTAGCACCAGCAACATTGGCACTGACCGCAGGTGGAACAGGCCAATTGCAAGCTACAGTTACTCCCTCCAATGCCTCCAATCCAGCTGTCACATGGTCTTCCTCCAACCCCAATGTGGCCACTGTCAATGGCTCCGGTTCGGTTTCCGCCGTGGCACAAGGAACGGCCACGATCACGGCAACCACGGTAGATGGCGGATTCACGGCCACTGCGCAAGTGAATGTTGCCTCCGCATCCGGCAGCGAGACCTTGGTCATTGAGGCTGAGAGCTTTGCCACCACTGGCGGAACCTACAATGGATTCCAGATCTACACGGTCGGACCTGTCACTGCCACCAACTGGAACCAGACAGGTGACTGGGCGGATTATGCCGTGACCATTCAGGAAGGAGGAACCTACAGCATCGAGTATTTCATGGGAACCACCGTGAATGGCGCAGCGGTAGAAATCATCTTGGACGGTACCAGCATTCGCACCGATGCAGTACCCAACAATGGCAACTGGGACAATTTCGTATCGCTGGAAGCAGGCGGAACCGTCAACATCACCCCGGGTGCCCATACCATCCGATTGTTGGGAGCCGGTACCAACGGCTGGGAATGGAACATGGACTACTTCGTGTTGAGCAATGACTTCAGCGGCGCTCGCAGGGCAGATCTGGATACTTCGCCGATCGTAGTCTATCCGAACCCTGCAGATGATTTCCTTCAAATCAGCGGCATGCCGTTCGGGAATTATCGCGTAAACATGCTCAATAGCGTAGGCCAACTGGTTCAAACACGCGAATTCACCGACACCGAATTGATCAAGACCGACATTTCCGAGCTTCCTGCCGGTATGTACTACCTACAGATTCAAGGAGCTGACGTCAATGAGACGATAGCCGTTCAGATTCAGTAG
- a CDS encoding alpha-L-fucosidase gives MKGLKSAFLALALLAVAFAGCTIQESEAEAPRTRDELRQAFLELKFGMFIHFNMGTYYEIEWVDPGKDPMTFNPTQLDIGQWADAAQSAKMQYAVLTTKHHDGFCLWDTEVTDYDVASTPLKGRDLVQEYCDEFRKRGIEPHFYFSIWDKTLGIEDTITVEHMTLIKTQLRELLTNYGKIGTLTLDGWGNCGTVWLEKDYHELSNFAKSIQPEILITDHYMIQKVYRDKEMTIEEAYRINDFLHFEEPRGKWAWAPEGNPYAGHQGPTIQSKWFWKKRFPEEELMSVEEIVEGHLGVLATRSCNLLLNVAPNPDGLLDQNVIDRLREVGEAYQP, from the coding sequence ATGAAAGGACTGAAATCGGCGTTTCTGGCGCTTGCGCTGCTAGCTGTGGCCTTTGCAGGCTGTACCATTCAGGAATCTGAGGCAGAAGCCCCCAGGACGCGAGATGAACTTCGTCAGGCTTTTTTGGAACTCAAGTTCGGAATGTTCATCCATTTCAACATGGGAACCTATTACGAAATCGAATGGGTCGATCCGGGCAAAGATCCGATGACTTTCAATCCCACGCAGTTGGACATCGGTCAATGGGCGGATGCCGCTCAATCTGCCAAGATGCAGTATGCGGTGTTGACGACCAAGCACCATGATGGATTCTGTCTGTGGGATACGGAGGTGACCGATTATGATGTGGCTTCCACGCCATTGAAGGGGCGCGATCTTGTACAGGAGTATTGCGATGAATTCAGAAAGCGTGGGATTGAGCCGCATTTCTACTTTTCGATTTGGGACAAGACCTTGGGAATCGAGGATACCATCACGGTGGAGCACATGACGCTGATCAAGACCCAGCTGCGCGAATTGCTGACCAACTATGGCAAGATCGGCACGCTGACCTTGGACGGATGGGGCAACTGTGGCACAGTCTGGTTGGAAAAGGACTATCACGAACTTTCAAATTTCGCGAAATCCATCCAGCCTGAGATCTTGATCACCGACCACTATATGATCCAGAAAGTGTACCGTGACAAGGAAATGACCATTGAGGAGGCTTACCGAATCAATGACTTCCTGCACTTCGAGGAACCTCGCGGCAAGTGGGCTTGGGCACCTGAAGGAAATCCCTACGCAGGGCATCAGGGACCCACGATTCAGAGCAAATGGTTCTGGAAGAAGCGATTTCCCGAGGAGGAATTGATGTCTGTCGAGGAAATTGTGGAGGGACATTTGGGGGTATTGGCGACTCGGAGCTGCAATCTCCTGCTCAATGTAGCGCCCAATCCCGACGGCTTGCTCGACCAAAATGTCATCGACCGACTCCGGGAAGTAGGCGAGGCTTATCAGCCTTGA
- a CDS encoding GNAT family N-acetyltransferase: MNHSKLSFELATTDDLPILEEIRSQAFVPIFESFRNILGETIYEAAQLQEDLAQADLLKSYLEPSSVWQLWAVRQTSLMVGFVSIRLDSDQRVGEIGLNAVHPKVGGQGIGTQMYEFAVAEMKRAGMKVATVATGGDPAHLPARKAYRKAGFEVEIPSVWMCREL; encoded by the coding sequence ATGAACCATTCCAAGCTTTCTTTCGAACTGGCAACAACCGATGACTTGCCTATTCTGGAAGAAATCCGTTCTCAGGCCTTTGTCCCCATTTTTGAGTCTTTCCGGAATATCTTGGGTGAGACCATCTACGAAGCCGCCCAGCTACAGGAAGATCTCGCACAGGCAGATTTGCTCAAGAGTTACTTGGAACCTTCCTCTGTATGGCAACTGTGGGCGGTCAGGCAAACTTCACTGATGGTAGGCTTTGTTTCTATCCGACTTGATTCCGACCAACGAGTCGGAGAAATTGGCTTGAATGCAGTACACCCCAAGGTTGGCGGGCAGGGCATTGGTACCCAGATGTATGAATTTGCGGTGGCTGAAATGAAACGAGCCGGAATGAAAGTGGCGACAGTCGCTACGGGGGGAGATCCCGCCCATTTACCTGCAAGAAAAGCCTATCGAAAGGCGGGTTTTGAGGTGGAAATTCCAAGCGTGTGGATGTGTCGGGAGTTGTGA
- a CDS encoding DUF1801 domain-containing protein, which yields MPKKGPMPTYATIDDYIADQPIEVQSVLQELRAIIREAAPDAVEVPNYKVPTFTLVPRGKRDQQIMMAGYAKFVSFYPFPTTLAAFAEALKGFKQGKGSVQFPLDQPLPKELIMQMVRFRREEILKEGK from the coding sequence ATGCCGAAAAAAGGCCCCATGCCCACCTACGCGACGATTGACGATTATATCGCCGATCAGCCTATCGAAGTTCAATCCGTGCTTCAGGAGCTTCGGGCCATTATTCGAGAAGCGGCGCCTGACGCTGTGGAGGTGCCCAATTACAAGGTGCCGACCTTTACGCTGGTGCCTCGTGGAAAACGGGATCAGCAGATCATGATGGCGGGATATGCCAAGTTTGTGAGCTTTTATCCGTTTCCTACGACTCTGGCTGCATTTGCCGAAGCGCTCAAAGGGTTCAAGCAAGGAAAGGGCTCGGTCCAATTTCCCCTCGACCAACCGCTTCCCAAGGAATTGATCATGCAAATGGTGAGATTTCGGCGGGAGGAGATTTTGAAGGAAGGGAAATAA
- a CDS encoding luciferase family protein: MSKDDRFQPAYWLAKIFAPLKRVPYLPILVDEQLKILTLFFRPRVFERMMDIVQWLRDLPGVYTRYHRFGGMEFRVENREICHIHGDGLVDIRLPRGHKNRVLDSSSAEVHHVQAQGDWVSYPITGKTDLDELKEVLQMTYDFRSGNSGPVS; this comes from the coding sequence ATGTCGAAGGACGATAGATTCCAGCCCGCCTACTGGCTTGCGAAGATCTTTGCACCCTTGAAGCGCGTGCCTTATCTCCCAATTCTGGTGGATGAGCAATTGAAAATCTTGACCTTGTTTTTTCGGCCAAGGGTGTTCGAGCGCATGATGGACATCGTCCAGTGGCTACGAGATTTGCCAGGGGTTTACACTCGATATCATCGTTTTGGCGGGATGGAATTCCGGGTGGAGAATCGCGAGATTTGCCACATCCACGGAGACGGTTTGGTGGATATCCGACTCCCGCGCGGTCACAAAAATCGCGTGCTGGATTCCTCATCTGCCGAGGTGCATCACGTTCAAGCCCAGGGAGATTGGGTGAGTTACCCCATCACGGGAAAGACCGATCTCGATGAATTGAAGGAGGTTTTGCAGATGACTTATGACTTCAGAAGCGGAAACTCAGGCCCAGTAAGCTGA
- a CDS encoding ATP-grasp domain-containing protein encodes MISHAYIHEYGNGELEPEHLAVKQVLESRGIPCELFTAKRLSRNQLNLGPSTLVVGDHPTMEAVFKRLKYSYSNDCYPVSLRSFLQRQIWQSTVKHLLMGRMHSDYPIFIKPKSRAKLFTGLVLQSQADLYRLDTIPKKTEIYGSSVVNWVSEFRVFVNRGEIVGVRHYDGDPSLRLNMDVVQRSVVQFEASDEHTASYGIDFGVLEQGETTLIEWNDGFALGAYGLDAEVYTDLLLERWKEIVGSLHEK; translated from the coding sequence ATGATCTCCCACGCATACATCCACGAATACGGAAACGGGGAATTGGAACCCGAGCATCTGGCGGTGAAACAAGTGCTGGAATCTCGCGGAATTCCCTGTGAGTTGTTTACCGCCAAACGGCTGTCCAGAAACCAGCTGAATTTGGGGCCAAGTACCTTGGTGGTTGGAGATCATCCGACGATGGAGGCGGTCTTCAAGAGATTGAAGTATTCGTATTCAAATGATTGCTATCCAGTGAGTTTGCGGTCATTTCTTCAACGGCAGATTTGGCAAAGTACCGTCAAACATTTGCTCATGGGACGGATGCATTCAGACTATCCCATCTTCATCAAACCCAAATCCCGGGCGAAATTATTCACGGGCCTTGTCCTGCAATCCCAGGCCGATTTGTATCGTCTGGACACCATCCCCAAGAAAACGGAGATTTATGGATCTTCTGTCGTGAATTGGGTCTCCGAGTTTCGGGTATTTGTCAATCGTGGCGAAATCGTCGGGGTTCGGCATTACGATGGAGATCCTTCGCTCCGCCTGAATATGGATGTCGTGCAAAGATCCGTTGTGCAGTTCGAAGCCTCGGACGAACATACGGCCAGCTATGGAATCGATTTTGGGGTGTTGGAACAAGGGGAGACGACCCTGATCGAATGGAATGATGGGTTTGCGTTGGGGGCGTATGGACTTGATGCGGAGGTGTATACAGATCTGTTGTTGGAGCGATGGAAGGAGATTGTGGGGAGTCTGCATGAGAAATGA
- a CDS encoding alpha-L-fucosidase has translation MQQRTFLLFGALCAMIVQSCTQSTAPTSNRYQPSQYPEQYQADWESLAEHPKVPEWFADSKLGIYFHWGLYSVPAYSSEWYSKWMHVPNPPKWGAGSYEHHKETYGDPSEFGYHDFIPMFKGEQFDPADWAKLFKQAGAKFAGPVAIHHDGFAMWHSAVNPWNVGDQAIQRDVLGEMFEELRKEDLKTLATFHHAWTHQKYPEDTTLKGSFFPYNEDYFTSTTDPELRKFYGNLPQEEYFQYWLNMTTEVVDKYSPDLTWFDSDLDQAPELFRQSMVAHTFNAAHSRNQEIGIICKQEDLPANIRILDIEQGGLKEMPQDPWMTDITLSNKSWGYVQGQTYKELPLLIRNMIDVWSKKGIVLLNISPRSDGVINQEQRDLLKGLGAWMDHYGRAVYGTQNHEIYGYGDAAIHDGHFGGQAATIKYSEQDVRFTRSKDGTSMFVFLLGQPEEGTPLEIRHLLDGQPGAEIHEVISLADGSAIEWSYDEVLRIQAPKATEMNEIATVFEVRLK, from the coding sequence ATGCAACAAAGGACATTTCTACTCTTCGGAGCGCTTTGTGCGATGATCGTTCAGTCATGCACGCAAAGCACTGCTCCGACCTCCAACCGCTATCAACCCAGCCAATACCCCGAGCAGTACCAAGCTGATTGGGAGAGCCTTGCGGAGCATCCCAAAGTGCCCGAGTGGTTTGCGGATTCCAAGCTGGGCATCTACTTTCACTGGGGTCTGTACAGCGTTCCGGCCTATTCCAGCGAATGGTACTCCAAGTGGATGCACGTACCGAATCCTCCGAAATGGGGCGCGGGAAGCTATGAACATCACAAGGAAACCTACGGCGATCCTTCGGAATTTGGGTATCACGACTTCATCCCGATGTTCAAGGGTGAACAATTCGATCCGGCAGATTGGGCAAAGCTTTTCAAGCAAGCAGGGGCCAAATTTGCCGGGCCTGTAGCGATCCACCACGATGGATTTGCGATGTGGCACAGTGCCGTCAACCCGTGGAACGTCGGAGATCAGGCGATCCAGCGCGATGTATTGGGCGAGATGTTCGAGGAACTTCGCAAGGAGGACTTGAAGACATTGGCGACTTTTCACCACGCCTGGACACACCAGAAATACCCAGAGGACACGACGCTGAAAGGGAGCTTCTTTCCCTACAATGAGGACTATTTCACCTCGACGACTGATCCGGAGCTGCGCAAATTTTATGGAAATCTGCCGCAGGAGGAATACTTCCAGTATTGGTTGAATATGACGACGGAGGTGGTAGACAAATACTCCCCAGATTTGACGTGGTTTGATTCGGATTTGGATCAAGCGCCGGAGCTGTTTCGCCAGTCGATGGTCGCGCATACCTTCAATGCGGCGCATTCCCGTAATCAGGAAATCGGCATCATCTGCAAGCAAGAGGACCTTCCAGCGAATATCCGGATTCTGGACATCGAGCAAGGCGGACTCAAGGAAATGCCGCAGGACCCTTGGATGACGGATATCACACTCAGCAATAAGAGCTGGGGATACGTCCAGGGCCAAACCTACAAGGAGCTGCCGCTGTTGATCCGCAATATGATCGATGTTTGGAGTAAGAAGGGCATTGTCCTCTTGAACATTTCTCCGCGCTCCGATGGTGTGATCAATCAAGAACAACGCGACTTGCTCAAAGGCCTCGGTGCATGGATGGATCACTATGGTCGTGCAGTCTACGGAACGCAGAATCACGAAATTTACGGCTACGGGGATGCCGCCATACATGACGGTCATTTTGGGGGACAGGCCGCTACGATCAAATATAGCGAGCAGGATGTCAGATTCACCCGTTCCAAGGATGGCACCTCCATGTTTGTGTTCTTGCTCGGACAACCTGAGGAGGGAACTCCGCTGGAAATTCGCCACCTCCTAGACGGCCAACCCGGCGCGGAGATCCACGAGGTCATTTCCTTGGCTGACGGATCTGCCATCGAATGGAGCTACGACGAGGTGTTGCGTATCCAAGCGCCCAAGGCAACCGAGATGAATGAGATTGCTACGGTGTTTGAGGTGCGGTTGAAGTAA
- a CDS encoding LA_2272 family surface repeat-containing protein, translating to MRTFVLFALALAGFSAYAQESRVAQVTFFYPLGTNGVRSMEYANNFSFNVLFGLNGGVNGVEIGSIFNYNAGDMNGVQIGGVSNINTMNGDGLMLSGVANVSGGSFNGAAIAGVGNYIHEDFNGFQLGVINITRNTLKGVQLGIVNFQGDNQGVPIGLINIAVGGLYQFELTAGETIYGNLNFKMGVERFYSIYKVGISSYESNPVYSFGFGFGSYLVRTDDHHLSLDLSGSQIIYDNEWDNELNLLAKLDLNYEWAIMPSFGILVGPSFNYYLTEERVNGDLGTLNVPYTIFDNEWSDGKGEFWIGGNLGVWLRL from the coding sequence ATGAGAACGTTCGTACTTTTCGCCCTTGCCTTGGCTGGTTTTTCTGCCTATGCCCAAGAATCCCGCGTTGCCCAAGTCACCTTCTTTTACCCGCTGGGAACCAATGGGGTAAGGTCGATGGAATACGCCAATAATTTCTCTTTCAATGTGCTGTTTGGCCTGAACGGTGGGGTCAATGGTGTCGAAATCGGATCGATATTCAACTACAATGCGGGTGACATGAATGGCGTCCAAATTGGCGGAGTCTCCAATATCAACACGATGAACGGAGATGGTCTGATGCTCTCGGGGGTGGCCAATGTATCTGGCGGAAGCTTCAATGGCGCGGCGATTGCCGGCGTAGGGAATTACATCCATGAGGATTTCAATGGATTCCAGCTTGGGGTCATCAATATCACCCGGAATACGCTGAAAGGGGTTCAATTGGGCATTGTGAACTTTCAGGGGGACAATCAGGGCGTTCCAATCGGATTGATCAACATTGCGGTGGGCGGATTGTATCAATTTGAGCTGACGGCTGGGGAAACGATCTACGGCAATTTGAATTTCAAGATGGGGGTGGAGCGTTTTTACTCGATCTATAAGGTGGGGATATCGAGCTACGAGTCGAATCCCGTGTACAGCTTCGGCTTTGGATTCGGGAGCTATCTGGTGCGGACCGACGATCATCATCTGAGTCTGGATCTGTCGGGTAGTCAGATCATTTATGACAACGAATGGGACAATGAATTGAATTTGTTGGCCAAATTGGATCTCAACTACGAATGGGCCATTATGCCGTCATTTGGGATATTGGTGGGGCCCTCCTTCAATTATTACCTCACAGAAGAGCGCGTCAATGGCGATCTCGGTACGTTGAATGTGCCTTACACGATTTTTGACAACGAGTGGTCGGATGGAAAAGGGGAGTTCTGGATTGGCGGAAATTTGGGGGTATGGTTGCGGCTGTGA